Proteins from a genomic interval of Desulfofustis limnaeus:
- a CDS encoding nucleoside 2-deoxyribosyltransferase, which translates to MTNTGPILVVGELIVDYTLPHHAAKCKLRLGGVGHAARGLWAAGIEYSVAVFCPQYLVNEAKRYLAEFGCKEFLWLGDVVGAPNVIVISDVSEVSQQGYEDLMRDTKVVKFHSPPPDLDAYQRVVVFPGRFDINKLAKVFAEDARFSFDIAYDIENLSSLDAFRGRVEIIAISTSSTLFMELGNSDVEGLLDAIKMVSPEGLILKENRGGSRLFDIRAGTVEEIPATLGHTVNSVGVGDVYFSVMVGLSHKGWTEAAWRGCQAATAYSQSTFPDDIKRDVRRGFRLSLKELQALGGTVLPWHDRQSYSIYLAGPDFSYVEKQEIERVVDCLTYHNFRVRRPVMENGELKRPANEGDLRHMYHMDCQLLKKCDAVFAVPLKRDPGTLVEIGMAIQMGKPVITYDPKNENENTMVVAGSSVYSADLDTCLNGTFDAIAKLRAESR; encoded by the coding sequence ATGACCAACACTGGTCCTATCCTAGTTGTTGGGGAGCTTATTGTTGACTACACGCTCCCTCATCATGCTGCAAAGTGCAAGCTTCGCTTAGGTGGCGTCGGTCACGCCGCGAGGGGTTTATGGGCTGCAGGCATCGAATACTCAGTTGCAGTTTTCTGCCCTCAATACCTTGTTAACGAAGCAAAGCGTTATCTTGCTGAATTCGGATGCAAAGAGTTCCTCTGGCTTGGTGACGTTGTGGGTGCACCTAACGTTATCGTTATTAGTGATGTGTCGGAAGTTTCGCAGCAAGGCTACGAAGACTTGATGCGAGATACCAAGGTAGTGAAATTCCACTCCCCGCCGCCGGATCTCGACGCTTACCAGAGAGTTGTGGTCTTTCCTGGCAGATTCGATATCAATAAACTTGCTAAGGTGTTCGCTGAGGATGCGCGGTTTTCCTTTGACATCGCTTATGATATAGAGAATCTGTCGTCGCTCGATGCATTCAGAGGCCGTGTGGAAATTATCGCTATCTCGACGTCGTCCACACTGTTCATGGAGCTTGGAAATAGTGATGTTGAAGGACTTCTGGATGCAATTAAGATGGTTTCACCAGAGGGGCTCATTCTAAAGGAAAATCGTGGCGGCAGCCGACTCTTTGACATTCGGGCTGGTACCGTAGAAGAGATTCCTGCAACGTTGGGCCATACGGTCAATTCAGTTGGCGTTGGGGATGTCTATTTCAGCGTCATGGTGGGGCTTTCTCACAAAGGATGGACTGAAGCGGCGTGGCGAGGCTGCCAGGCTGCCACGGCATATTCTCAGTCGACATTTCCCGACGACATAAAACGTGATGTGCGGCGCGGGTTTAGACTTTCACTGAAAGAGTTGCAAGCACTCGGTGGGACAGTGCTCCCTTGGCACGACCGCCAAAGCTACTCAATCTATCTTGCGGGTCCAGACTTCTCGTACGTCGAAAAGCAGGAAATTGAGCGTGTTGTGGATTGCCTCACGTACCACAACTTCAGGGTGCGACGCCCCGTCATGGAGAATGGAGAATTAAAGCGACCCGCAAACGAGGGCGACCTGCGTCATATGTATCATATGGACTGTCAGCTGTTAAAGAAGTGCGATGCCGTCTTCGCAGTTCCTCTCAAACGCGATCCTGGCACTCTCGTTGAAATCGGCATGGCAATCCAGATGGGCAAACCGGTCATCACCTACGATCCTAAGAATGAAAATGAGAACACAATGGTGGTCGCCGGAAGTTCGGTGTACTCAGCAGATCTCGATACGTGCCTCAACGGTACTTTCGACGCAATTGCTAAACTGAGGGCTGAATCGCGATGA
- a CDS encoding 7-cyano-7-deazaguanine synthase, whose translation MKKALLMASGGLDSTTVGYQLAAAGVEVVPIFFDYGQHCIDVEWSRVNEVLPPHMQRPERFNISDLFRGSKSRLILEADLWTEEVKDDDLYIPYRTMLFFAAAAARAQTVGILDVYTGFINSNHAREIDCTAAFMNSLDGLTSSIGPVRFHSPFRHSSKAEVAKVAAELGVPIGRTYSCQASSQFPCGACPNCVERLNALKEAKLV comes from the coding sequence ATGAAAAAAGCGCTTCTTATGGCCTCTGGCGGCCTCGACTCAACAACTGTTGGATACCAGCTAGCGGCAGCAGGGGTGGAGGTGGTTCCAATTTTTTTTGACTACGGGCAACATTGCATAGACGTTGAGTGGAGTCGTGTAAATGAGGTGCTCCCTCCCCATATGCAGCGGCCCGAACGTTTCAATATATCGGATCTCTTCCGTGGATCGAAATCTCGGTTGATACTCGAAGCTGATCTCTGGACTGAGGAGGTAAAGGATGACGATTTGTACATCCCTTATAGAACAATGCTGTTTTTCGCCGCTGCGGCAGCGCGTGCGCAGACTGTTGGCATCCTAGATGTTTATACTGGTTTCATAAACAGCAATCACGCTAGAGAGATTGACTGTACTGCCGCGTTTATGAATAGCCTTGACGGACTTACATCGAGTATTGGTCCTGTTCGCTTTCACTCGCCGTTCCGCCATTCGTCCAAGGCTGAAGTAGCAAAGGTAGCTGCTGAACTTGGCGTGCCTATCGGGCGAACATACTCGTGCCAGGCGTCTTCACAGTTTCCGTGCGGTGCTTGCCCAAACTGTGTCGAACGCCTGAACGCATTGAAAGAGGCTAAGTTGGTATGA
- the tnpA gene encoding IS66 family insertion sequence element accessory protein TnpA produces the protein MEQEAIKNRRTKQSFWQHHIDDWRQSGKSQRRYCLAHGLALATFGYWRRKIREGRTEKPHFYPLVLSGQSFRSKTTHMSHSGLRVVLGNNRFTIEIDDHFSPAVLRDLVTTLEQL, from the coding sequence ATGGAACAGGAAGCAATCAAGAATCGCAGGACAAAACAGTCGTTCTGGCAGCACCACATTGACGACTGGCGTCAATCAGGAAAAAGCCAACGGCGCTATTGCCTGGCACACGGACTAGCTCTGGCCACCTTTGGCTACTGGCGACGGAAAATAAGAGAGGGGCGTACCGAGAAGCCGCACTTCTATCCGCTGGTGCTCTCCGGCCAATCTTTCAGAAGCAAAACGACTCATATGAGCCATTCAGGTTTGCGCGTCGTGCTCGGCAACAACCGTTTCACCATCGAGATCGATGACCATTTCTCGCCGGCGGTTTTGCGGGACCTGGTCACCACCCTGGAACAGTTGTGA
- the tnpB gene encoding IS66 family insertion sequence element accessory protein TnpB (TnpB, as the term is used for proteins encoded by IS66 family insertion elements, is considered an accessory protein, since TnpC, encoded by a neighboring gene, is a DDE family transposase.), translating into MNRTAGGTTVYLALGATDMRKSINGLSLLVEEQFELDLFTGNLFAFCNRRRDMVKILYWDTNGFCIWLKRLEQDQFRWPQSEQEVMEISPTALNWLLHGLDVRQAHRRLSYGSVA; encoded by the coding sequence ATGAACCGGACAGCTGGAGGAACAACCGTGTACCTGGCGCTGGGCGCGACGGACATGCGCAAATCAATCAACGGCCTGTCGCTGCTGGTGGAAGAACAGTTCGAGCTGGACCTCTTTACCGGCAACCTGTTTGCCTTCTGCAACCGCCGCCGGGACATGGTCAAGATCCTCTACTGGGACACTAACGGCTTCTGCATCTGGCTCAAGCGTTTGGAGCAGGATCAGTTCCGTTGGCCGCAGAGCGAGCAGGAGGTGATGGAGATCAGTCCGACAGCTCTGAACTGGTTGCTGCATGGCCTGGATGTCCGCCAGGCGCATCGCCGGCTGAGCTATGGATCGGTCGCCTGA